The genomic stretch CCGGCGGCGCCGGTTTCCGCGACCGCGGCTGATATCGCCGCCTTCACGTCGTCGTCCGACATCTGCTTCGGCAGGTACGCCGAGATGATCGCGATCTCGTCGCGCTCTTGGGCTGCGAGTTCGGCGCGGCCGCCCTTGTCGTAGAGCTCGACCGATTCCTGGCGCTGTTTTATCATTTTCTGGAACACGCCCAGAAGATCAGCATCGCTGAGCGGCGGCTTGCCCTCTCCGCGCGCGGCGATATCGGCGTTCTTGATGGTCGAATTGACCATGCGCAGCGTGGACAGCTTGCGCTCATCCTTGGCCCGCATCGCGTCCTTGACCGCGTTATTGATGTCGTCGCGCAGCATCGTGGTGTCCTCGTAAGCTTTCAGGGCTCTGATCTAGGCTGTTCGCGCCGCCAGAACAACTAGCTCCGCAGCCATTCGACCAGCGCGTCCGCGGTCGCCTGCGGCTGTTCCACCTGCGGCAGATGCCCGCAATTCGGCAGGATTTTCAGTTTCGCGTCGGGGATGCCGTTGGCCATCTCCATCGAGAGCGAGTTCGGGATGGTGTTGTCCTGGTCGCCGCTCAAGACCAGCGTCGGACATTTGATCCACGCCAGCGACGGTCGCGAGTCCGGCCGGCCGATGACCGCGATCTGCTGGCGGATGAACGCCTCCGGCCCGACATCGTCGCCCATGTCGTAGACAAGCTGGCGCAACACGGCATCCTGCAGCCGCAATGGATGCACGAAGCCAAGGAAAAGCTCGTCGAGCACGGCACGGTATTCGCCGCTCCTGGCGCGGGCGATCATGCCATGGCGGCGGGTCGTCGCTTCCGCCGTGTCCGGCCGGCCCTGGGTGTTGATCAGCGCCAGTTTAGCGACCCGCGCCGGCGCCTGCCGCAGGATCTCGAAGGCGATGTAGCCGCCCATCGAATGCCCGGCCAGCGCAAAGCGCGGCGGCGCCTCGGCCAGGATCCGGCGGGCGATCGCCCCCATATTGTCGTCGCGGATGTGGTTGGCGATGGTGACCGGGCCGAACCGCCACAAGGCCGGGACCACGGGCGAGAAAATCCGCGGCGATGACACCAGGCCCGGAACGAGCAGGATCGGCATCGTATTGTCCATGCGCGGCTCCGGATCGGCGGGTTTTGGGCGGAAATCGGCCCCTCAAGATGGAACCCCAGATTAAGACCCCGGCACCACCTGTCAAATTTGCCGGGAAACGCGTGTGAATCCGCGTCGTTTTGGGCTTCACGCGGCAGGATGTGGCGACTATGTAATGCGCTCATGACAATCCCTGAAAACCCCTTGGCCTGGCCGGACCACAAACCGACCGCGCTGCTCGTGCTTGCCGACGGCACCGTGCTGGAAGGCTTCGGCCTCGGCGCGGAAGGCCAGGCCGTCGGCGAGGTCTGCTTCAACACCGCGATGACCGGATATGAGGAGATCCTCACCGATCCGTCCTATGCCGGGCAGCTCATCACCTTCACCTTCCCGCATATCGGCAACGTCGGCACCAACGACGAGGACATCGAGACGGTGAACATGGCGGCAACGCCGGGCGCGCGCGGCGTGATCCTGCGCTCCGCGATATCAGATCCCTCCAACTACCGCGCCACCAAACATCTCGATGCGTGGCTGAGGGCGCGCGGCATCATCGGGCTTTCCGGCATCGACACCCGCGCGCTGACCGCGCTGATCCGCTCAAAGGGCATGCCGAATGGCGTGATCGCCCATGCCAAGGACGGCCAGTTCGACCTGCATGGCCTGAAGGAAGAAGCGCGCGAATGGCCGGGCCTCGAGGGCATGGACCTGGTGCCGATGGTGACGTCCGCCCAGCGCTTCACCTGGGATGAGACCCCCTGGGGCTGGGAAAAGGGTTTTGGCCGCCAGACCGCCCCCGAGTTCAACGTGGTTGCGATCGACTACGGCATCAAGCGCAACATCCTGCGGCTGCTCGCAGGCGAAGGCTGCAAGATCACCGTGGTGCCGGCGACGACTTCGGCCGAAGACATTCTGGCGATGAAGCCGGACGGCGTTTTCTTGAGTAACGGCCCCGGCGATCCCGCCGAGACCGGCAAATATGCGGT from Bradyrhizobium sp. Ash2021 encodes the following:
- a CDS encoding GatB/YqeY domain-containing protein; protein product: MLRDDINNAVKDAMRAKDERKLSTLRMVNSTIKNADIAARGEGKPPLSDADLLGVFQKMIKQRQESVELYDKGGRAELAAQERDEIAIISAYLPKQMSDDDVKAAISAAVAETGAAGVKDMGKVIAVLKAKYAGQMDFGKASGMVKAALAG
- a CDS encoding alpha/beta hydrolase; translation: MDNTMPILLVPGLVSSPRIFSPVVPALWRFGPVTIANHIRDDNMGAIARRILAEAPPRFALAGHSMGGYIAFEILRQAPARVAKLALINTQGRPDTAEATTRRHGMIARARSGEYRAVLDELFLGFVHPLRLQDAVLRQLVYDMGDDVGPEAFIRQQIAVIGRPDSRPSLAWIKCPTLVLSGDQDNTIPNSLSMEMANGIPDAKLKILPNCGHLPQVEQPQATADALVEWLRS
- the carA gene encoding glutamine-hydrolyzing carbamoyl-phosphate synthase small subunit, with the protein product MTIPENPLAWPDHKPTALLVLADGTVLEGFGLGAEGQAVGEVCFNTAMTGYEEILTDPSYAGQLITFTFPHIGNVGTNDEDIETVNMAATPGARGVILRSAISDPSNYRATKHLDAWLRARGIIGLSGIDTRALTALIRSKGMPNGVIAHAKDGQFDLHGLKEEAREWPGLEGMDLVPMVTSAQRFTWDETPWGWEKGFGRQTAPEFNVVAIDYGIKRNILRLLAGEGCKITVVPATTSAEDILAMKPDGVFLSNGPGDPAETGKYAVPVIQKVIESGTPTFGICLGHQMLGLAVGAKTKKMHQGHHGANHPVKDETTGKVEITSMNHGFAVDQATLPKGATQTHISLFDGSNCGIQLDGKPVFSVQYHPEASPGPRDSHYLFKRFADLMRANKRA